A window from Thermodesulfobacteriota bacterium encodes these proteins:
- a CDS encoding threonyl-tRNA synthetase editing domain-containing protein yields the protein MRVLFWYCERFDWIPSMKTLDDAPDAHPAENEKTVVAFVHIEPADVEKGSSAETKLVKNSKWLARKWETMKIVLHSFTHLGEEKAKADKAQELLKRAGKRLENAGYSVLQTPYGYFLDLAIKAPGHPLARIYKHF from the coding sequence CTGGTATTGTGAACGTTTTGACTGGATACCCTCAATGAAAACACTTGATGATGCACCTGACGCTCATCCTGCTGAAAACGAAAAAACCGTGGTTGCCTTTGTTCACATTGAACCGGCAGATGTCGAGAAAGGCAGCAGCGCGGAGACCAAACTGGTCAAAAATTCAAAATGGCTGGCCCGTAAATGGGAGACAATGAAAATTGTGCTCCATTCCTTTACACACCTGGGGGAAGAAAAAGCCAAAGCGGATAAGGCACAGGAATTGCTTAAACGTGCAGGCAAACGACTGGAGAATGCGGGCTACTCGGTTTTGCAAACTCCGTACGGATATTTCCTCGATCTTGCCATCAAAGCACCCGGACACCCTCTGGCAAGAATTTACAAACATTTTTAG